A single Candidatus Thalassolituus haligoni DNA region contains:
- the znuB gene encoding zinc ABC transporter permease subunit ZnuB, which produces MNALMMSYWWLMPLFSGLLLACVTGPLGSFVVWRRMAFFGDTLAHGALLGITLGVISDIHPTLALLLSSLVLALLLYPMQRVASLSSDTLLGIISHSMLAVGLVVLSLAQDVRVDLMGYLFGDLLAVTSNDTLLVALAAVVCIGLIIWQWRGLLATTVSPELATIDGYPVARLQLLLILMLALVIALAMKIVGILLVSAMLIIPPAAARSLSRTPEQMALFASLVGILSVLMGMTASFWWDTPAGPSVVVAATLLFVASMAVTRR; this is translated from the coding sequence ATGAACGCTCTGATGATGTCTTACTGGTGGCTGATGCCACTCTTCAGTGGTTTGCTGCTGGCTTGCGTCACCGGGCCACTGGGCAGCTTTGTTGTATGGCGACGGATGGCGTTTTTTGGCGATACGCTGGCACACGGAGCGCTGCTGGGGATTACCCTGGGGGTAATTTCCGATATTCACCCAACCCTGGCGCTGCTGCTCAGCTCGCTGGTACTGGCGCTATTGCTGTATCCGATGCAACGTGTCGCGTCGCTCTCTTCCGATACCTTGCTGGGGATTATTTCCCACAGCATGCTGGCTGTCGGGCTGGTGGTACTGAGCCTGGCGCAGGATGTGCGGGTTGATCTGATGGGTTACCTGTTTGGCGATTTGCTGGCGGTGACCAGTAACGATACCTTGCTGGTCGCGCTAGCGGCGGTGGTCTGTATCGGCCTGATTATCTGGCAATGGCGCGGTTTGCTGGCGACCACCGTCAGCCCGGAATTGGCCACTATTGACGGCTATCCGGTGGCACGATTGCAGTTATTGCTGATTCTGATGTTGGCGTTGGTGATTGCCCTGGCGATGAAAATTGTCGGCATCCTGCTGGTCAGCGCCATGCTGATTATTCCCCCGGCGGCAGCCCGTAGCCTGTCACGCACCCCCGAGCAGATGGCCCTGTTCGCCAGCCTGGTCGGCATTCTGTCGGTACTGATGGGCATGACGGCTTCGTTCTGGTGGGATACCCCGGCCGGGCCAAGTGTGGTGGTCGCCGCCACACTGCTGTTTGTCGCCAGCATGGCGGTTACCAGACGCTGA